From the Budorcas taxicolor isolate Tak-1 chromosome 1, Takin1.1, whole genome shotgun sequence genome, one window contains:
- the LSS gene encoding lanosterol synthase encodes MTEGTCLRRRGGPYKTEPATDLSRWRLSNKVGRQTWTYFQEEEDPGREQSGLEAHLLGLDTKSFFKDLPKAHTARKGALNGVTFYAALQAEDGHWAGDYGGPLFLLPGLLITCHVAHIPLPAGYQEEIIRYLRSVQLPDGGWGLHIEGKSTVFGTALNYVSLRILGVGPDDPDLVRARNLLHKKGGAVFIPSWGKFWLAVLNVYSWEGLNTLFPEMWLFPDWMPAHPSTIWCHCRQVYLPMAYCYSTRLSAEEGPLVQSLRQELYLEDYSCIDWVAHRNSVAPDDLYTPHSWLLHVVYAILNLYERHHSTSLRQRATQKLYEHIAADDRFTKCISIGPISKTINMLVRWHVDGPASAVFQEHVSRIPDYLWLGLDGMKMQGTNGSQIWDTAFAIQALLEAGAQHRPEFWSCLQKAHEYLRISQVPDNLPDYQKYYRQMNKGGFSFSTLDCGWIVADCTAEALKSILLLQEKCPFVTNHVPQERLFDAVAVLLSMRNPDGGFATYETKRGGHLLELLNPSEVFGDIMIDYTYVECTSAVMQALKTFHKQFPDHRAREIRETLERGLQFCRQKQRPDGSWEGSWGVCFTYGAWFGLEAFACMGHTYHNGVACAEISRACDFLLSRQMADGGWGEDFESCEQRRYVQSAQSQIHNTCWALMGLMAVRHPDMAALERGVSYLLEKQLPNGDWPQENISGVFNKSCAISYTSYRNVFPVWALGRFSRLHPESALAGHP; translated from the exons ATGACGGAGGGCAC GTGTCTGCGTCGGAGAGGGGGACCCTATAAGACAGAGCCTGCCACAGACCTCAGTCGCTGGCGGCTCAGCAATAAGGTTGGGAGACAGACATGGACCTACTTTCAAGAAGAAGAAGATCCTGGCCGAGAGCAGTCTGGCCTGGAAGCTCACCTCTTGGGACTGGATACA aaGAGTTTCTTTAAGGACTTGCCAAAAGCGCACACAGCCCGCAAGGGGGCTCTGAATGGGGTGACATTTTACgctgcactgcaggctgaggaTGGGCATTGGGCGGGTGATTACGGTGGCCCACTCTTCCTCCTGCCAG GCCTCCTGATCACATGCCATGTGGCGCACATCCCTCTGCCGGCCGGATACCAAGAAGAAATTATACGGTACCTGCGGTCTGTGCAGCTCCCTGACGGCGGCTGGGGCCT GCACATTGAAGGCAAGTCCACAGTATTTGGAACTGCGCTCAACTATGTGTCTTTGAGAATTCTGGGTGTGGGGCCTGACGATCCTGACCTGGTGCGAGCCCGGAACCTTCTTCACAAGAAAG GTGGTGCCGTGTTCATCCCCTCCTGGGGGAAGTTTTGGTTGGCTGTCCTGAACGTGTACAGCTGGGAAGGCCTCAATACACTGTTTCCAGAAATGTG GCTGTTTCCTGACTGGATGCCCGCACATCCCTCCACGATCTGGTGCCACTGTCGGCAGGTGTACCTGCCCATGGCCTACTGCTACAGCACCCGGCTGAGTGCCGAGGAGGGCCCGCTGGTCCAGAGTCTCCGCCAG GAGCTCTACCTGGAGGACTACAGCTGCATCGACTGGGTGGCGCACAGGAACAGCGTGGCCCCGGACGATCTGTACACGCCGCACAGCTGGCTGCTCCACGTAGTGTACG CCATCCTCAACTTGTACGAGCGCCACCACAGCACCAGCCTGCGGCAACGGGCCACCCAGAAGCTGTATGAGCACATCGCGGCCGATGACCGCTTCACCAAGTGCATCAGCATTGGCCCG ATCTCGAAAACCATCAACATGCTCGTGCGCTGGCATGTAGACGGGCCGGCTTCTGCTGTCTTCCAGGAGCATGTGTCCAGGATTCCTGATTACCTCTG GCTGGGCCTCGACGGCATGAAGATGCAG GGCACCAATGGCTCACAGATCTGGGACACCGCATTCGCCATCCAGGCTTTGCTGGAG gcaGGTGCACAACACAGGCCGGAGTTTTGGTCATGCCTGCAGAAGGCACATGAGTATCTCCGGATCTCACAG gtgccagACAATCTCCCCGACTACCAGAAGTACTACCGCCAGATGAACAAG ggtggtttcagcttcagcacactGGACTGTGGCTGGATCGTGGCCGACTGCACGGCTGAGGCCTTGAAGTCCATCCTCCTCCTGCAGGAAAAGTGTCCCTTTGTTACCAATCATGTTCCACAAGAGCGGCTTTTCGACGCTGTGGCTGTG TTGCTGAGCATGAGAAACCCTGACGGAGGGTTTGCCACCTACGAGACCAAGCGTGGGGGACACCTGCTGGAGCTTCTGAACCCCTCCGAGGTCTTCG GGGACATCATGATTGACTACACGTATGTGGAGTGCACCTCAGCAGTGATGCAGGCACTGAAGACTTTCCACAAGCAGTTCCCAGACCACAGGGCCAGGGAGATCAG GGAGACCCTCGAGCGGGGCTTGCAGTTCTGTCGGCAGAAGCAGAGGCCTGATGGCTCCTGGGAAGG CTCCTGGGGTGTGTGCTTCACGTACGGCGCCTGGTTTGGGCTGGAAGCCTTCGCCTGCATGGGGCACACCTACCATAATGG GGTTGCCTGTGCAGAGATCTCCCGGGCCTGTGATTTCCTGCTGTCCCGACAGATGGCAGATGGAGGTTGGGGGGAAGACTTCGAGTCCTGCGAGCAGCGTCGCTATGTGCAGAGTGCCCAGTCCCAGATCCACAACACGTGCTGGGCCCTGATGGGGCTGATGGCCGTCAG GCACCCTGACATGGCGGCCCTGGAGAGAGGAGTCAGCTACCTGCTTGAAAAGCAGCTgccgaatggggactggccccag GAGAACATCAGTGGCGTCTTCAACAAGTCCTGCGCCATCAGCTACACTAGCTACAGAAACGTCTTCCCCGTCTGGGCCCTCGGGCGCTTCTCCCGTCTGCACCCTGAGAGTGCCCTCGCTGGCCATCCTTGA